From the Negativicutes bacterium genome, one window contains:
- a CDS encoding hemolysin family protein: MDDSPYGLYLLIIVLICFSAFFSGSEIAFASANKMRMKKAAESGNKKAKLAYYIYERYDKALTTILIGNNLVNMASSAIATVIAIKLMGESGAAIATVAMTVIILIFGEIIPKILAKDHCDAFTLTVAPFLRFLMLITAPLVFVVMKLLDVMNRTWANQKKEPSVTEEDLVSIIETVEDEGVIDEERSDLLQSAIEFSEISAQEIITPRVDMLAIDIDDDLDSIIELANHSRYSRIPVFEGSIDNIIGILYLNHFFKQVVDTKEFSLRDLLMDVCFIHKSMKLPAVLAELKRRKMHMAIVTDEYGGTLGVVTMEDVLEQLVGEIWDESDEIVQEFTDVGENIHEVDADISIYDFLEYFDLDDRDFESDYTTVGGWAIEMLNGFPNPGDSFTYKNLTVTVDKIQEHRIIQVLVKVDPPQKKREY; this comes from the coding sequence ATGGACGACAGTCCGTATGGCCTTTATTTACTGATAATCGTGCTGATTTGCTTTTCGGCTTTCTTTTCCGGATCAGAAATAGCCTTCGCTTCCGCCAATAAAATGCGAATGAAAAAAGCCGCGGAAAGCGGCAATAAAAAGGCAAAATTAGCTTACTATATATACGAACGCTACGATAAAGCGCTGACCACCATCCTGATTGGCAACAATCTGGTGAACATGGCATCCTCAGCGATTGCAACCGTGATCGCAATCAAGCTGATGGGCGAATCCGGCGCAGCCATCGCAACGGTTGCGATGACGGTTATCATCCTGATTTTTGGTGAAATCATACCAAAAATTTTAGCCAAAGACCACTGCGATGCTTTCACTCTAACCGTTGCCCCTTTTCTGCGCTTTCTGATGCTGATTACAGCGCCGCTTGTCTTTGTTGTCATGAAATTGCTGGATGTCATGAATCGGACCTGGGCGAATCAGAAAAAAGAACCTTCCGTTACGGAAGAAGATCTTGTTTCTATTATTGAGACCGTTGAAGACGAAGGGGTCATCGATGAAGAACGCAGCGATTTACTGCAGTCCGCCATCGAATTCTCCGAAATTTCCGCACAGGAAATTATCACGCCCCGTGTTGATATGCTGGCGATTGATATCGATGATGATTTGGATTCCATCATTGAATTGGCCAATCACTCCAGATACTCGCGCATCCCGGTTTTTGAAGGCAGCATCGATAATATCATCGGCATTCTTTATCTGAACCACTTTTTTAAGCAGGTGGTCGACACCAAAGAGTTTTCCTTACGTGATCTGCTGATGGATGTCTGTTTTATTCATAAATCCATGAAATTGCCTGCTGTTTTAGCCGAATTGAAACGACGCAAGATGCATATGGCGATTGTAACCGATGAATACGGCGGCACGCTGGGCGTGGTCACCATGGAAGATGTTTTGGAACAGCTGGTGGGTGAAATCTGGGACGAATCGGACGAAATTGTGCAAGAATTCACCGATGTCGGAGAAAATATTCACGAAGTCGATGCCGACATCAGCATCTATGATTTTCTGGAATATTTTGACCTGGATGACCGTGATTTTGAGAGCGATTATACCACAGTCGGCGGCTGGGCGATTGAAATGCTCAACGGTTTTCCCAATCCGGGCGATTCGTTTACATACAAAAATCTGACGGTCACTGTGGATAAAATACAGGAGCACCGCATCATTCAGGTTTTGGTCAAAGTTGATCCGCCGCAGAAAAAAAGAGAATATTAG